A section of the Desulfatiglans anilini DSM 4660 genome encodes:
- a CDS encoding 3-hydroxyacyl-CoA dehydrogenase family protein, producing MSVKKVLVVGLGLMGRGILQVCAQSGLEAYGYDMSEEAVRNATGFISKSLEKRVKKGKMTEDEKNSVLKNIKAVNSLEDAKDVDLAIEAVYEDINVKQDVFKKLDAVLQPNAIIASNTSALPATPLASVTKRPDKFMIIHFHQPPTVMRLIELVKAIQTSDETAATAMEFCKAINKDPVQINVDCPGFLTNRTMIPLLNEVIYCIYEGVSSKEDIDLAFKSGFNWPMGPVTLCDFIGLDTLLHIMEDLHHRRGGDKFIPCPLLSNMVAAGYLGHKSGRGFYDYSK from the coding sequence ATGAGCGTGAAGAAAGTATTAGTAGTTGGCCTGGGATTGATGGGGAGGGGGATCCTTCAAGTGTGTGCCCAATCGGGACTTGAAGCATATGGTTATGATATGTCGGAAGAGGCCGTCAGAAACGCGACTGGATTTATTTCAAAAAGTTTAGAAAAGCGTGTAAAAAAGGGAAAGATGACTGAAGATGAAAAAAATAGTGTTTTAAAAAACATAAAAGCTGTCAATTCATTAGAAGATGCAAAAGATGTAGATCTTGCTATAGAGGCAGTTTATGAAGATATCAACGTGAAACAAGATGTCTTTAAAAAATTGGATGCTGTTTTACAACCTAATGCGATAATAGCATCAAACACCTCTGCTTTACCAGCCACGCCTCTTGCATCGGTTACGAAAAGACCTGACAAATTTATGATAATACATTTTCATCAGCCGCCAACAGTGATGAGGTTAATTGAATTGGTAAAAGCTATTCAAACGAGTGATGAAACAGCTGCAACGGCTATGGAGTTTTGTAAAGCAATTAATAAGGATCCTGTACAAATAAATGTTGACTGTCCTGGGTTTCTAACAAATAGAACTATGATCCCGTTACTTAATGAAGTTATTTACTGTATTTACGAAGGGGTTTCCAGCAAAGAAGATATCGATCTGGCGTTCAAATCTGGATTTAATTGGCCAATGGGCCCAGTGACACTGTGTGATTTTATTGGGTTGGATACTCTGCTGCATATCATGGAGGATTTACATCACCGGCGGGGGGGGGATAAGTTTATACCTTGCCCACTCTTAAGCAATATGGTGGCAGCGGGGTATTTGGGACATAAATCAGGAAGAGGCTTCTACGATTATTCGAAATAA
- a CDS encoding MaoC family dehydratase, translating to MNIEKQIPVLHKEISQDSIDEYAMATGDFNPIHVDLEYAKETPFKGTIAHGFYILGFLSELMTREFGMRWTNGGGFDVQFKRPVRPGDTICVRVNTRNRLKDCRSDRTYFEVVWTNRKNEIVILGKTYIKNTF from the coding sequence ATGAATATCGAAAAGCAAATACCTGTTTTGCATAAAGAAATTTCGCAAGATAGTATAGACGAGTATGCAATGGCTACCGGCGATTTTAATCCCATTCACGTCGATCTGGAATATGCGAAGGAGACTCCGTTTAAGGGCACAATTGCACATGGCTTCTATATTTTAGGGTTTCTTTCCGAGCTAATGACCAGAGAATTTGGTATGAGATGGACAAACGGAGGAGGCTTTGATGTGCAATTCAAGCGACCTGTCAGGCCCGGTGATACAATTTGTGTGAGGGTAAATACACGTAACCGTTTAAAGGATTGTAGAAGTGATCGTACCTATTTTGAGGTAGTTTGGACAAACAGAAAAAATGAGATTGTCATTCTTGGTAAAACGTATATTAAAAATACGTTTTAA
- a CDS encoding acyl-CoA carboxylase subunit beta, producing MSVEDKIQELQKRNREAELGGGQRRIDEQHAKSKLTARERIGFLLDEGTFEELDKFVLHRCHDFGMEKQRVPGDGVVTGFGTINGRLVFVFAQDFTVFGGSLSGAFGEKVCKIMDLALKSGAPIIGLNDSGGARIQEGVVSLASYGEIFKRNVFCSGVVPQISVIMGPCAGGAVYSPALTDFIIMVKRTSNMFITGPEVIKTVTAETVTSDELGGALTHNAKSGVAHFAAESDYDALDNVKKLLGFLPQNFREMPLEKECVDDPKRTDKSLNKIVPTNPRTPYDMKEIIHSVLDNHEFFEVQRRFAMNLIVGFGRLNGMVVGIVANQPRVLAGCLDINASLKCSRFVRTCDCFNIPLVTFVDVPGFLPGINQEYGGIIKHGAKIIYAYCEATVPKITVITRKAYGGAYDVMSSKHHGADINFAYPTAEIAVMGPEGAVNIIYKKEINGATNGEHIKKKFVEEYRESFASPFKAAELGYIDHIIFPENTRPRLIKALKMLKTKKDWIPERRHGNVPL from the coding sequence GTGAGTGTTGAAGATAAAATACAAGAGCTACAAAAAAGAAATCGAGAAGCTGAGCTTGGCGGGGGACAGAGGCGAATTGATGAACAACATGCCAAAAGTAAACTCACAGCGAGGGAACGAATAGGCTTTCTTCTTGATGAAGGCACTTTCGAAGAGTTGGACAAGTTTGTTTTGCATAGGTGTCATGATTTTGGGATGGAAAAGCAGAGAGTACCTGGGGATGGCGTTGTTACCGGGTTCGGCACCATAAATGGGCGACTTGTATTTGTCTTTGCTCAGGATTTTACGGTTTTCGGCGGCTCATTGAGTGGCGCGTTCGGAGAGAAGGTTTGCAAAATTATGGACTTGGCACTGAAAAGCGGTGCCCCTATTATAGGTTTGAATGATTCTGGTGGTGCTAGGATACAAGAGGGAGTTGTCAGTCTCGCAAGTTATGGAGAGATTTTTAAAAGGAATGTGTTTTGCTCGGGTGTTGTGCCTCAGATTTCTGTTATTATGGGGCCATGCGCAGGAGGGGCTGTTTATTCACCTGCCCTAACGGACTTTATAATCATGGTAAAAAGAACAAGCAACATGTTCATTACTGGGCCAGAGGTGATAAAAACAGTTACTGCTGAGACTGTAACTTCGGACGAGCTTGGAGGAGCTCTAACACATAACGCAAAAAGCGGTGTCGCCCACTTCGCAGCTGAGTCTGACTATGACGCATTAGATAATGTTAAGAAATTATTAGGCTTCCTGCCGCAGAATTTCAGGGAAATGCCTCTAGAGAAGGAGTGTGTAGACGACCCAAAGCGTACCGACAAGTCGCTTAACAAAATTGTGCCTACGAATCCGCGGACGCCGTACGATATGAAAGAGATTATTCACTCAGTTCTGGATAATCATGAGTTTTTCGAAGTGCAGAGGCGATTCGCAATGAATCTGATCGTAGGGTTCGGGCGATTGAATGGGATGGTTGTGGGAATCGTGGCCAATCAGCCTCGAGTTCTCGCGGGGTGCCTTGATATCAACGCTTCTCTGAAGTGCTCAAGATTCGTAAGAACTTGTGACTGCTTCAATATTCCACTTGTTACGTTTGTTGATGTGCCTGGCTTTCTGCCTGGTATTAATCAGGAATATGGCGGAATCATAAAACATGGTGCTAAGATAATATACGCATACTGTGAGGCGACTGTTCCGAAAATTACTGTTATTACTAGGAAGGCGTATGGTGGAGCATATGATGTAATGTCAAGTAAACATCACGGGGCTGATATAAATTTCGCATATCCAACAGCTGAGATTGCTGTAATGGGACCTGAGGGGGCTGTGAATATTATATACAAGAAAGAAATTAACGGCGCAACGAATGGTGAGCATATAAAAAAGAAGTTTGTTGAAGAATATCGTGAGAGTTTTGCAAGTCCATTCAAGGCGGCTGAGTTGGGATATATAGATCACATCATTTTTCCTGAAAACACACGGCCTCGACTTATAAAAGCCCTCAAAATGTTAAAAACAAAAAAGGACTGGATTCCAGAGAGACGACATGGAAACGTTCCTTTGTAG
- a CDS encoding pyruvate carboxylase subunit B produces MYDLLEEGVINPLKIQDNTFRDGHQSLLATRMRTDDMIPIAEKMDTVGFWAMEVWGGATFDTMHRFLGEDPFERIKTLKKYIKKTPFSMLLRGQNLVGYRNYADDVSKLFVDKSCEAGMDIFRVFDALNDFRNFQTVVERIKANGKHFQGTICYSLTERRMGGDVFNLKYYVEKAKEIERMGADTLCLKDMAGIMAPFDIAKLIIELKKEIGIPIHLHTHYTSGMASMVYLEAIKAGVDIIDTCLAPFGLRTSQPAVEPIVATLFGTTRDPGFDLNVLLELGDYIETVAPKYRDYLAKHRMSVIDTGVLAHQVPGGMISNLVSQLTEAKALDRLPEVYKEVAVTRRELGMPPLVTPTSQIVGVQAVLNVLFGRYKMVTNEVKDLVYGLYGKTPAPVDPDIQAKVLKNYKRGQTPVRGRAADYLEPELADAKQKIGSLARDEYDLLIFALYRQSGEQFLKWKYGLEARPQKIRAKTFEEIEKEDQALAAALKQVCLTI; encoded by the coding sequence ATGTACGACTTGTTAGAAGAAGGCGTTATAAATCCTCTTAAGATTCAAGATAATACGTTTAGAGATGGTCACCAGTCCCTTTTAGCTACTAGGATGAGAACTGATGACATGATTCCCATCGCTGAGAAGATGGATACGGTGGGGTTTTGGGCTATGGAAGTGTGGGGGGGGGCGACCTTTGATACGATGCATAGATTTCTAGGGGAGGATCCGTTTGAAAGGATCAAAACTTTAAAAAAATATATTAAGAAAACCCCTTTTTCTATGCTTTTGAGAGGCCAGAATCTGGTTGGATACCGAAATTATGCAGATGATGTAAGCAAGCTTTTTGTGGATAAGAGTTGCGAAGCTGGCATGGATATTTTTAGAGTGTTTGATGCGTTAAACGATTTTCGAAATTTCCAGACGGTTGTTGAACGAATAAAGGCTAACGGGAAACATTTTCAAGGTACCATATGCTATTCACTGACAGAACGCCGTATGGGGGGTGATGTTTTTAATCTTAAGTATTATGTTGAAAAGGCAAAGGAGATTGAAAGAATGGGAGCGGATACGCTATGCCTTAAAGACATGGCTGGGATTATGGCTCCATTTGACATAGCGAAACTTATTATTGAATTGAAGAAAGAAATTGGAATCCCTATTCACCTGCATACGCACTACACCAGCGGAATGGCTTCGATGGTGTATCTAGAGGCGATTAAAGCAGGGGTGGATATTATAGATACATGCCTTGCACCGTTTGGGTTGAGAACTTCGCAGCCTGCTGTTGAGCCGATCGTTGCAACCTTATTTGGTACAACGAGAGATCCTGGCTTTGATTTAAATGTCCTGCTTGAATTGGGTGATTACATTGAGACGGTTGCCCCAAAATACCGCGATTATCTTGCAAAACACCGAATGTCTGTTATTGATACGGGAGTTTTGGCGCATCAGGTGCCTGGGGGTATGATCTCCAATCTTGTGAGTCAACTGACGGAAGCGAAGGCGCTTGATCGACTGCCTGAGGTGTATAAGGAGGTTGCAGTAACCCGTCGTGAGCTTGGAATGCCTCCATTGGTCACTCCGACCTCGCAGATCGTTGGTGTACAAGCCGTTCTTAATGTATTATTTGGCAGGTACAAGATGGTGACAAACGAGGTGAAGGATTTAGTCTATGGGTTGTATGGGAAGACCCCTGCTCCCGTTGATCCTGATATACAAGCTAAAGTGTTAAAAAACTATAAGCGCGGACAAACTCCTGTGAGAGGGCGTGCTGCAGATTATCTTGAGCCTGAGCTAGCAGATGCGAAGCAAAAAATAGGTAGTTTAGCTAGAGATGAATATGATCTTCTTATCTTCGCATTATACCGGCAGAGCGGGGAACAATTTCTTAAGTGGAAATATGGTTTAGAGGCGAGACCTCAAAAGATAAGAGCTAAGACTTTTGAAGAAATCGAAAAGGAAGATCAGGCTCTTGCTGCCGCTCTGAAGCAGGTATGCCTAACAATATGA
- the acd gene encoding glutaryl-CoA dehydrogenase Acd, with protein sequence MDFELPEEIVSIQDMARRFAQNEILPTVGEDEENHRFRRDIIEKMGNLGFFGCPIPEEYGGSNLGFLAHTVVAEEISKVSGSIRASFNMQTMGTAREIFQFGTDEQKRKYIPRLISCELLGCIGITEANAGSDVSAIKTKAVRHGDKYVLNGSKNWITYAQVADVGIVYAYTDPKVKYKGLSAFIVDMHCQGVSAGPTATKMGWKACPTGELFFDDVEVPSENLLGGVEGKGFECVMSGLNNTRLTAAAGALGVSQALIEEAVKYAQAREQFGKAIGNFQMVQDELARMIVETEAARLMVYKSAVQKDGGNLKNHLETVMGKYFSCDVASRVADGALRILGAYGYSSEYPVERLFRDAKLYQILEGSANIGKMIIATDALGYRKANR encoded by the coding sequence ATGGATTTTGAATTGCCAGAAGAAATCGTGTCAATACAGGATATGGCACGTAGATTTGCACAGAATGAAATTTTACCAACAGTCGGCGAGGATGAGGAGAATCACCGCTTCAGAAGGGACATAATTGAAAAAATGGGAAACCTTGGTTTTTTCGGTTGTCCAATACCAGAAGAGTACGGTGGGTCTAATCTTGGGTTTTTAGCACATACGGTTGTCGCGGAGGAGATTTCAAAGGTTAGCGGTTCGATTCGCGCGAGCTTTAACATGCAGACTATGGGGACGGCGCGGGAGATTTTCCAATTCGGTACTGATGAGCAAAAGCGTAAGTACATTCCAAGACTTATCAGCTGCGAGCTTCTTGGCTGCATTGGAATTACTGAGGCGAATGCTGGTTCGGACGTAAGCGCCATAAAGACGAAGGCTGTCAGACACGGAGATAAGTATGTTTTAAATGGATCTAAAAACTGGATTACCTATGCGCAGGTTGCTGATGTTGGAATTGTTTATGCTTATACAGATCCGAAGGTTAAATACAAAGGTTTGTCTGCTTTCATTGTAGATATGCACTGCCAGGGAGTGAGCGCTGGGCCTACAGCGACGAAAATGGGGTGGAAGGCCTGTCCAACTGGAGAGCTTTTTTTTGACGACGTTGAGGTGCCAAGCGAAAACCTGCTGGGGGGAGTGGAGGGGAAGGGCTTTGAGTGTGTTATGTCAGGGCTTAACAACACGCGACTTACTGCTGCGGCAGGAGCACTTGGTGTGAGCCAAGCATTGATTGAAGAGGCTGTGAAATACGCCCAAGCAAGAGAGCAGTTTGGAAAAGCCATTGGAAATTTCCAGATGGTACAGGATGAACTGGCTCGGATGATTGTAGAGACTGAGGCAGCACGATTGATGGTTTATAAGTCAGCGGTTCAAAAGGATGGTGGAAATTTAAAAAATCATTTGGAGACGGTCATGGGGAAATATTTCTCCTGCGACGTCGCATCGCGGGTTGCTGATGGTGCATTAAGAATTTTGGGAGCATACGGATATTCAAGTGAATACCCGGTTGAAAGGCTTTTCCGGGACGCAAAGCTTTATCAGATACTGGAGGGATCAGCGAATATTGGAAAAATGATAATAGCAACGGATGCGTTGGGATATAGGAAGGCGAATCGTTAA
- a CDS encoding CaiB/BaiF CoA transferase family protein produces the protein MALPLDGIAILDLTRLIPGPFSTLILADLGAEVVKIEPLIVGDYERQIGPFQNGMGYRFMLLNRNKRSIALNLKESAGREIFMRMVQSSDVVIEGFRPGVMENLGLGYNDLNKINEKIIYCSISSYGHTGPYREKVAHDINILAVTGLLDLIGAPGGRPVIPGVQLVDAVTALYAVIGIEAALAEREKTGYGQEIDLSMQDCCFSLMFDSVRYEMSNAERPQRGKGRLTGGLARYNLYETKDERYIVLGALEKKFYEHILKKLHLENFYEDSEFLTASEVDENREEMLKIELQRIFKTKSAREWEKLLDEENVFFNVLNTVSEGLNDQQLKSRGMIAETKHPIAGDIKQIGCPIKFSRASISLERFPAPRLGEHTKEILAKHKYQFSEIDELIKSGIVGINEK, from the coding sequence ATGGCTTTACCACTCGATGGGATTGCAATTTTAGACTTGACGAGGCTAATTCCAGGGCCTTTCAGCACACTTATTTTAGCCGATCTTGGAGCGGAGGTGGTGAAGATTGAGCCTCTGATCGTTGGTGATTATGAGCGGCAGATAGGACCTTTTCAAAATGGTATGGGATACAGGTTTATGTTGTTGAATAGAAACAAAAGAAGTATAGCCCTTAATCTGAAGGAGAGCGCTGGTCGTGAAATTTTTATGCGGATGGTTCAATCGTCCGATGTGGTCATTGAAGGATTTAGGCCTGGAGTTATGGAAAATCTAGGTCTCGGATATAATGATCTGAATAAAATTAATGAAAAAATCATTTATTGCTCGATTAGCAGCTATGGGCATACTGGTCCTTACCGTGAAAAAGTGGCGCATGATATTAATATCTTGGCTGTTACTGGGCTTCTGGATTTGATTGGGGCGCCCGGTGGTAGGCCCGTTATTCCTGGCGTTCAGCTCGTCGATGCTGTGACGGCATTGTATGCCGTTATTGGAATAGAGGCCGCGCTAGCAGAAAGAGAGAAAACGGGTTATGGCCAAGAAATTGATTTGTCAATGCAAGACTGTTGTTTTTCATTGATGTTTGACAGTGTCCGTTACGAAATGTCTAATGCAGAGCGTCCACAGCGTGGAAAAGGTCGCTTAACGGGTGGACTTGCGCGTTACAACTTATATGAGACTAAAGATGAAAGATATATAGTTCTTGGTGCACTTGAAAAAAAGTTCTATGAACATATTCTAAAAAAGCTGCATTTAGAAAATTTTTATGAAGATAGTGAATTCCTGACAGCCTCGGAGGTTGATGAAAATAGGGAGGAAATGCTTAAAATTGAACTACAGCGTATATTTAAGACAAAATCTGCAAGGGAATGGGAAAAACTGTTGGATGAGGAGAACGTTTTCTTTAATGTTCTGAATACTGTATCTGAAGGGCTTAATGACCAGCAATTAAAATCTAGGGGCATGATTGCAGAGACAAAGCATCCTATAGCAGGTGATATAAAGCAGATAGGTTGTCCAATAAAATTTTCGCGCGCGAGCATAAGTTTGGAGCGTTTCCCTGCACCACGATTAGGAGAACATACGAAAGAGATTCTTGCTAAACACAAGTATCAATTTTCTGAGATCGATGAGTTAATTAAAAGCGGGATTGTCGGCATTAATGAAAAATAG
- a CDS encoding thiolase family protein, with the protein MEEVVICSAVRTPIGNFLGKLSGVSCTELGAIVINGAIERAGISKNAVDEVVMGNVLPCGLGQNPCRQAMIKAGNLSFDVGALTVNKVCGSGLKAIMLLVQGIQAGDARVGVGGGMESMSQAPYYLDKARTGYRMGVGVIADHMVHDGLWDVVNDFHMGYTAEIISEKFKVSKEEMDQWAFDSNMKAINAWDEGKFSEEVIPVKVTGRNGMTITIDRDEGPRVPDLSEIRHLRPAFKKDGLVTAGNSSKISDGAAALLVMGRRQAEELGCSIMATITAQAAGGLGLEDVLMSPIKAIPKALSKAGLKIDDIDIFEINEAFAASTVGVMKELGINPEKVNVHGGAVALGHPIGASGARVLTTLLYAMKDMKARRGVASLCLGGGEAVALVVEM; encoded by the coding sequence ATGGAAGAAGTAGTCATTTGTAGTGCTGTCCGTACACCTATCGGTAATTTTTTGGGAAAGCTAAGCGGGGTTAGCTGTACGGAGTTGGGAGCTATCGTAATTAATGGCGCCATTGAGAGAGCTGGAATTTCTAAAAATGCCGTAGACGAAGTTGTAATGGGGAATGTGCTTCCATGCGGATTAGGCCAGAACCCGTGTAGACAGGCAATGATAAAAGCCGGAAATTTGTCTTTTGACGTCGGTGCATTAACAGTTAACAAGGTATGTGGTTCTGGACTAAAGGCAATTATGCTTCTCGTGCAGGGAATTCAAGCTGGAGATGCTAGAGTAGGTGTAGGTGGGGGTATGGAGTCTATGAGCCAGGCGCCCTATTACTTAGACAAGGCTAGGACTGGATATCGAATGGGGGTGGGGGTCATAGCTGATCATATGGTCCATGATGGGCTCTGGGATGTGGTAAACGATTTCCATATGGGCTATACAGCTGAAATTATATCAGAAAAGTTCAAAGTATCCAAAGAAGAAATGGATCAATGGGCGTTTGATTCAAATATGAAAGCGATAAATGCTTGGGATGAAGGGAAATTTTCTGAGGAGGTTATACCTGTTAAAGTCACTGGTCGAAATGGTATGACAATTACTATCGACAGAGATGAAGGGCCGCGTGTGCCAGATTTATCTGAGATTAGGCATCTTCGGCCTGCTTTTAAAAAGGACGGTCTGGTTACAGCGGGGAATTCATCTAAAATTAGTGATGGGGCCGCGGCTCTCCTTGTGATGGGTAGGAGACAAGCTGAGGAATTAGGGTGCAGCATAATGGCAACAATAACTGCGCAGGCTGCAGGAGGGCTAGGTCTCGAAGATGTACTAATGTCGCCCATTAAAGCAATTCCTAAAGCATTGAGTAAAGCAGGTCTGAAGATTGATGATATAGACATCTTTGAAATAAATGAAGCGTTTGCCGCTTCGACTGTTGGCGTTATGAAAGAGCTTGGGATAAACCCTGAAAAGGTGAATGTGCATGGTGGGGCAGTGGCTCTTGGGCACCCAATAGGGGCTAGCGGTGCGAGAGTTCTGACAACGCTTTTATACGCGATGAAAGACATGAAGGCCCGGAGGGGGGTAGCCTCACTATGTCTTGGAGGTGGGGAAGCTGTTGCTTTGGTTGTTGAGATGTAA
- a CDS encoding SDR family NAD(P)-dependent oxidoreductase has translation MTRLAGKTAFITGGSRGVGRAIAVEFAREGANVAITYVSNAEAAKEVVVEIESFGRRGLALKADVAVRNEVEQLIEYINAKLGPIDILVNNAGITRPAMLWKMTDEQWNAVVDVHLKGSFHCIQAVSKIMMERKCGKIINVTSTAGLVGTIGQLNYSAAKGGVIAMTKSAARELAGKRINVNCISLGVVETDMTRKLQEDSKLREIYEERILLGRFAKTDDVVPVFLFLASGDSDYMTGQVLNVDGGTVL, from the coding sequence ATGACGAGACTTGCTGGAAAAACAGCTTTTATTACTGGGGGCTCTAGGGGGGTTGGTCGAGCCATAGCAGTTGAATTTGCTCGGGAAGGCGCAAATGTTGCCATCACTTATGTAAGTAATGCCGAGGCTGCAAAAGAAGTCGTTGTAGAAATAGAAAGTTTTGGGAGACGAGGATTAGCTCTAAAAGCTGACGTGGCGGTTAGAAATGAAGTCGAGCAACTCATTGAATATATTAACGCGAAATTGGGGCCAATCGATATCCTTGTAAACAATGCGGGGATTACGCGACCTGCAATGTTATGGAAGATGACCGATGAGCAATGGAATGCCGTTGTTGATGTTCATTTAAAAGGAAGCTTCCACTGTATACAAGCAGTATCAAAAATAATGATGGAGCGGAAATGTGGAAAAATTATCAACGTAACTTCGACCGCTGGGCTCGTCGGTACGATTGGCCAGCTAAATTACAGCGCCGCTAAGGGCGGCGTGATTGCGATGACAAAGTCAGCAGCACGTGAGCTAGCCGGAAAAAGAATAAATGTAAACTGTATTTCTTTGGGTGTTGTCGAAACTGACATGACAAGGAAGCTCCAAGAGGATTCGAAATTGAGAGAAATATATGAGGAACGCATATTGCTAGGTCGGTTCGCTAAAACGGATGACGTTGTACCTGTCTTTCTTTTCCTAGCTTCAGGGGATTCAGATTACATGACGGGGCAGGTTTTGAACGTCGATGGAGGTACGGTTTTATAG
- a CDS encoding enoyl-CoA hydratase/isomerase family protein translates to MEPKNVNFDVKNGIGFLTIDRPKAMNALNVETIEEIRLHVREVKESGSIRALIITGAGEKAFVAGADITEIRQLGLKDGFDAMRKGHLMTNELETVGVPTIAAVNGLALGGGCEIALSCSLRLVTENSKFGFPEVGLGVIPGYGGTQRLSRLIGKGRALWYLLTGEMIDSDRAVEMGLANLKVKAEELIEKCTEIANKIASKGPFAVKALLCAVNQGFETDLQTALVLEASMCNLALASEDKKEGINAFFEKRKPVFKGE, encoded by the coding sequence ATGGAACCGAAAAATGTCAACTTCGATGTAAAAAATGGGATCGGCTTTCTAACGATTGACCGGCCAAAGGCCATGAATGCCTTGAATGTTGAAACAATTGAGGAAATTAGGCTTCATGTTAGAGAAGTAAAAGAGAGTGGGAGTATCCGTGCGCTTATTATTACAGGCGCTGGGGAAAAAGCATTTGTTGCCGGTGCAGACATAACTGAGATAAGGCAATTGGGATTGAAAGATGGTTTTGACGCAATGAGGAAGGGTCATTTGATGACCAATGAGCTAGAGACGGTTGGGGTGCCGACGATCGCAGCTGTGAACGGATTGGCTTTGGGCGGCGGATGTGAAATTGCGCTTTCATGCTCGTTAAGGTTGGTTACTGAAAATTCGAAATTTGGGTTTCCTGAGGTTGGGTTAGGCGTAATTCCTGGATACGGAGGAACGCAGAGGCTGAGTCGTTTGATTGGTAAGGGGCGCGCGCTTTGGTACCTTTTGACTGGAGAGATGATTGATTCCGACCGGGCGGTTGAAATGGGGCTCGCTAACCTAAAGGTGAAGGCTGAGGAATTGATTGAAAAATGCACTGAGATAGCGAATAAGATTGCATCTAAAGGGCCTTTTGCTGTTAAAGCCTTGCTTTGTGCCGTGAACCAAGGGTTTGAGACTGATCTGCAAACTGCTTTGGTCCTTGAAGCAAGCATGTGTAATTTGGCACTTGCGAGTGAAGATAAAAAGGAGGGTATTAACGCCTTTTTTGAAAAGAGGAAGCCGGTGTTTAAAGGGGAATAA
- a CDS encoding MaoC family dehydratase translates to MNEHGGSARQNEYSKGKWLLYDDIFVGMEFPTVKFTITEELVKKYCKAMGDDNPLYYDSEYAKNLGFSRPIAPSTIVCIYAIPSALLSGYKPKIIPPPGNIHFRQEYEFFNAAQTGDIISIFSTVINKEILHMKRFVTIESLYFNQHEKKIACGKITPIWSK, encoded by the coding sequence ATGAATGAGCACGGTGGAAGCGCGCGGCAAAATGAATACAGCAAGGGGAAATGGTTGTTGTATGACGATATATTCGTTGGAATGGAATTCCCGACGGTAAAATTTACAATCACTGAAGAACTAGTGAAAAAGTATTGTAAGGCAATGGGGGATGATAATCCGCTTTATTATGATAGCGAATATGCGAAAAACCTAGGATTCAGTAGACCTATTGCACCTTCGACGATCGTCTGCATTTATGCTATTCCGAGCGCTTTATTAAGTGGCTATAAGCCGAAAATAATTCCACCACCAGGAAACATCCATTTTAGACAAGAGTATGAATTTTTTAATGCCGCGCAAACTGGTGATATAATCAGCATTTTTAGCACAGTAATAAATAAGGAAATTTTGCATATGAAAAGATTCGTAACAATTGAAAGCTTATATTTTAATCAACACGAAAAAAAAATCGCTTGTGGAAAAATTACTCCTATCTGGTCCAAATGA